The DNA region CATCCGCTTTCACCCTATGCCCAGAAAATCCGCATAATGATGCGTGAAAAGGGCATTGTGTTTTCAACCTATCACCCGGTCGTCGGCGATAAAAATGATGTATTACGCCGGCAAAATCCGCGCATGGAAGTCCCGGTGCTCAAGATCGACGACACGACAATGCTGTATGACTCGACGGTAATCCTCGAATATCTAGAAGAGGCTTTCCCTGAGACGTCCATGTTGCCCCCCTCCCCACTGGAACGCGCCATGGTGCGAACCATTGAAGACGTTTGCGATACGCACTTTGAAGCGATCAACTGGGGGCTGCTTGAATTGAAATATTTCCGCCGGGGGACGGACATCTCTCACGATCTCTATGCCGCGGCAAAACACGACGTCCCCGGGCATGTCCAGGCGAGCCTCCCCCGGGCACTGGAAACCGATGAGATTCCTCGTATTACGCAGGATTTTGTTGATGCCGGAAATCGAGCGATAGAGGCCGGCTTTGATGGTGTTGAAGTACACGGAGCTCATGGACACATATTTGAACAATTTATCAATGGTGAGCTGAATACCCGGCAGGACCGTTACGGTGGTTCGATTGAGAATCGGCTACGTTTCCTGCTTGAGACTCTGGACGCTCTCACTGACGCAATTGGCGGACAGCATGTCGGCGTGCGCCTGTCTCCTTTTGGACGGCTCCTTGGGATGCGACCCTTCGCGGATGAGGCTGAAACCTGGCTGACGGCTGCGCGTGAACTGGGACAACGCAATCTGGCCTACGTGAATTTAAGTAACCAGCATACGATGGGCACAGAGCATGATACTGAGTTTTTCAACGAATTCCGAAACGCCTACGAAGGCACACTAATCATAGCAGGTGGTTACAGCCGTGAAAGTGCAGAAGACGCACTGAAAAAAAATAAACTGGATTTAGTCGGCTTTGCTCACCATTTTGTGTCTAATCCAGACTTAGTGGATCGCCTGAAGAATGACTATCCGCTGGCTGGGATCGATGGAACCACGCTTTATGGACTCTATGGCTCAAGAGGATATACGGATTACCCTCGTTATTCAGAATAATAGATGCATACGCGATTTATTTTAAGGTTTTTCCCGGTAATACAGGCATGAAGGCTGTTGAAAGAGTCAGGAGAATTTGCCATGAAGCATGGTAATCAGAGACAAAATATCCACGGCTCATTTCTGACAGGCTTCAGCCTATAACCCTGCGGGAAAAAAGATCCATGATGACCACCAGATAGCACCAGCGATTTCCTGCCCAGAGTAGAGTAAGAGGCAGTACGTAGTCGGACTATTTCCCTGCCTCTCCTCCCCGAACCGGGCGTGCACCTTTCAGCACATCCGGCTCTCCATTTAAATACTGGCGAACGCCATTACCACTTCAGCAAAACGCGATGTATACGTATTTCTGGCTTCTGTCCTCAGATAAGGGTTACCTTCGGGCAAACGCCAGCGGAACCGCTTCTTGCCTTACAGATGATCCTGTGATGTAGCCCCCTGAAACACCAGACAGTAGCTGTATCTCCAGATAAGAGATGGGCTTAAATATATGTCTAACACTGTTGCTAATTTTGAGATGACCGGGATCCTGTTAGGGCAAGAAGTCCGTAAACATAAGACTCCTCAGGAGAAAATCGCCATTATACAGCAGACAATGGAGCCGGGCATGAACGTCTTCCACGTCGCACTCCTGCACGGTATTCAGCCCAGCCTGCTGTTTACAGGACATTCTGAGCCGCCACTACCAGCTGCATAAAACCTATGACAACCTAGCGAATAAAACCGCCATTCACCTCAATGATACCTACCCGGTACTGTCGATCCCGGAACTGATGCGCTTGTTGATTGATGAACACAAATTCAGCTGGGAAGATGCGTTTGAGGTGTGCTGCCAGGTCTTCTCCTACACCAACCACACGCTGATGAGCGAAGCGCTGGAAACCTGGTCGGTGGATATGCTGGGTAAAATCCTGCCGCGTCATTTGCAGATCATCTTTGAGATTAACGACTACTTCCTGAAAACGTTGCAGGAGCAGTATCCCAACGATACCGCTCTGCTGGAACGGGCGTCGATTAGCTATGTCGATTGCCAGGATAAGGTGGATGAATTGTATCGTCATCCCGAAAAGTGGATCGCGGGAGCGATGCTCAATATCGCCAATATGGGGTATTTCTCTTCTGACAGGACGATCAAGGAGTATGCCGAAAATATCTGGCACATTGATTCGGTAAGGTTGTAATTAAATAAATATCCTCTGGCTATGCCGGAGGATATTTATTGTTGGCGATCATCAAGTAATTTGCAAATGGGGAGTCAAGTCCAATGCAGTTACGTAATATTCCCCACACTGACGCGGCCTCAATGGTTTCAGACTGAAGTTAGAAGCTACCAATATCCGATAACCTTCATCCATGCTCCACCGAGTAAAAGCCATATCAGAATGGATATGATCGAAACCACAAAACTCACCCCCCACCATTGCCCGGTTGAGTTGTAACCTGAGCCAAATAGTGCTGGGCCCGGCCCACCAGAATACTGAGTTAACCCCATAGAGAGGTTAGAGGTATAACCGAGCACTAATGCTGCAAAGAGCGGCGGCGTACCGACGGAAATGGCGACGGCAAGAAATGCCAGATACATGGCAGAAATATGAGCCATTGCCGATGCGAAAAAATAACGGGTATAGAAGTAAATTAATACCAACACCAAGAATACGGTTAACCATTCAAAATGGCTGACATAGCCTACGATCCCTTTTGATATCCATGATATCATTCCATACTTATTCAGGGCGTTAGCCATCATCACAAGTACGGCAAACCAGAACATCGTATCCCATGCTGTCTTCTCTTCTATAATATTTTTCCATGACATAATATTTGACAGAAGAAGAATTGCCAAACCAATAAAGGCAGAAAGCGTCGCTGAAATCGAAAAGAAAATATCACCTACAGTCCATAGAAGAATTAACAGCATGAAATCAAAGGCCAGTATTTTTTCAGCCAAAGACATCGGTCCCATTCTCTTTAATTCTTCACGGGCAATATCGGGAATTTCTGGCGTTTTTTTCAATTCAGGAGGATAAATAAAGTAAAGGGCTAACGGGAGGAGAACGAGTGAAGCTATTCCGGGAACGATCGCACCAACAAACCAGGTAGTCCAGCTAATTTCTATGCCCTGGTTTCTGGCCAGTTCAGCAATTAACGGGTTTCCCGCCATCGCGGTCAGGAACATCGTGCAGACGATCGCATCTATTTGTGACACGCAGATCATCAAAAAAGCCCCGGCTCTTCTTGCAGTCGCGCCTGGTTCTGAATTATATGCAGCGGCAATAGACTGCGTTATGGGATACATAATGCCACCCCCGCGCGCTGATGCCGAGGGTATACCAGGCCCAAGTACGAGATCGGAGAGCGCAAGGCCATAGGCCACACCGAGCATGTTCGAACCACATTTAGAGATAAACCATAGAGCAACTCGCCTTCCAAGTCCGGTTTTAATAACCGCACGCGAAATAAACATTGCTATCCCAATCAACCAGATCGTCGCATTAGCAAAGCCAGAAAGCGCGCCTACCGCATCTCCTTTTGCTGAGAGCGGAGTAACTCCGGTGAGTGCAGAAAAAATAAGCGCGATCATAGTGACTGCGCCCATGGGCATGACTTTAAGGATAATCGCAAAGATGGTGGTCGCAAATATTGCAAACATATGCCATGCATTGGCATAAAGACCTGAAGGTGGCGGAATAAACCAGAGTATTATTCCAAATAATAAAGTGATTAGTCCTTTCCACAGAGGAAACGCTAATTTAATGTCAATGGTATTATTAGAATTATTCATATTCTGCCCTCTTTTTCTTCCATATTTAGACCTGATTTAATTATCCGTATTAATGTAAATCAATTATTGTTCTGTGGCAAAAAATAGATTCTGGGTTGTAGCTCAAATTCATTGATGATGGTTTACCGTCAGATAATGCCCAATGACCTTGTCATGCCGTTCGACCGATGTTGAAAACAACAGAGACTTCCTGCCCAGCCCTTGCTCGATGCAGACTCAGATCGAGGTCATGTCTGTGTATATCTCTGCTGATAACATGTAATTTTCCCTTCAGTCGTGATTCATACAGCGGCCAACCATCTGTCATCCAGACCACCACTTCAAATGCCGAAAGCAGCACCAGAAGACGCTCCAGCGCTTCCATTATCCTTTCCCCCAGAACATGTGCCATGACCGGTTTCCAGAGCATATTGAATTATGGCCCGCTACGGCATTTACCATAAAATCCGTAGCGAACATATTCTGATGTAGTGGCTCAATGCTAATGTCTATTTGGGGGCTGCGGATGTTTTCCTAGACTGTTATGTTGTGCTCCCAAGATGCTGCCGGTACTTCACCGGACTCATTGCACCTAATGATAGCTTGATACGCTTCTCGTTATACCAATGTATGTACCTGTCGAGGAAGCAGATAAATTTTTCCAGCGTTATACCTGCCCAGTTTCTGCCATAGAACATTTCATTTTTTACCCGCCCGAAGAAGCCTTCACACGCCGCATTATCCGACGAGCATCCTTTGCGCGACATGGACCTTATAAGTCCGGATGCGTTGATACGATCAAGGCAGCCCGGCCATCGATAATGGCCACCCCGGTCGCTGTATATCACCGGTTGGCATGAATAACCAGAGTCGCAGTCGCACTGGCAATCGTCTGTTGCCAGCGTCACTGACAGATCAGGCACTCAGTATCATCCGGGAGCGCTATCGTGATTTTGGCCCCGCGCTGGCGCGGAAAAAGCTGGTGGAAGTTCACTGACTGGTTCTTGGCAAGGAAACCATCAGACGCCTCATGATAAAAGCCGGACTCTGGATCCCGCGCAGACAACGCCCGCCGAAAATTTATCAGCCCTGTTACCAGCGCCCCTGTACTGGCGAGCTGATACAAATTGATGGCTGTGACCAGCACTGGTTTGAAAACCGGGGTCTGCCCTGTACAGCACTGGTCTATGTTGACGATGCGACCAGTCGACTGATGCACTTGTTGTTTGTAAAATCAGAATCCACAATTACTTATTTTGAAGCGACGCGGGGGCTATATTGAAAATATACGGTAAACCGATGATCCCCTACGGCGATAAAGCCAGCGTATTCAGG from Citrobacter amalonaticus Y19 includes:
- a CDS encoding glutathione S-transferase N-terminal domain-containing protein, which gives rise to MSEPLLLIEHPLSPYAQKIRIMMREKGIVFSTYHPVVGDKNDVLRRQNPRMEVPVLKIDDTTMLYDSTVILEYLEEAFPETSMLPPSPLERAMVRTIEDVCDTHFEAINWGLLELKYFRRGTDISHDLYAAAKHDVPGHVQASLPRALETDEIPRITQDFVDAGNRAIEAGFDGVEVHGAHGHIFEQFINGELNTRQDRYGGSIENRLRFLLETLDALTDAIGGQHVGVRLSPFGRLLGMRPFADEAETWLTAARELGQRNLAYVNLSNQHTMGTEHDTEFFNEFRNAYEGTLIIAGGYSRESAEDALKKNKLDLVGFAHHFVSNPDLVDRLKNDYPLAGIDGTTLYGLYGSRGYTDYPRYSE
- a CDS encoding DASS family sodium-coupled anion symporter, which gives rise to MNNSNNTIDIKLAFPLWKGLITLLFGIILWFIPPPSGLYANAWHMFAIFATTIFAIILKVMPMGAVTMIALIFSALTGVTPLSAKGDAVGALSGFANATIWLIGIAMFISRAVIKTGLGRRVALWFISKCGSNMLGVAYGLALSDLVLGPGIPSASARGGGIMYPITQSIAAAYNSEPGATARRAGAFLMICVSQIDAIVCTMFLTAMAGNPLIAELARNQGIEISWTTWFVGAIVPGIASLVLLPLALYFIYPPELKKTPEIPDIAREELKRMGPMSLAEKILAFDFMLLILLWTVGDIFFSISATLSAFIGLAILLLSNIMSWKNIIEEKTAWDTMFWFAVLVMMANALNKYGMISWISKGIVGYVSHFEWLTVFLVLVLIYFYTRYFFASAMAHISAMYLAFLAVAISVGTPPLFAALVLGYTSNLSMGLTQYSGGPGPALFGSGYNSTGQWWGVSFVVSIISILIWLLLGGAWMKVIGYW